Proteins encoded together in one Coffea arabica cultivar ET-39 chromosome 2c, Coffea Arabica ET-39 HiFi, whole genome shotgun sequence window:
- the LOC113724221 gene encoding receptor-like protein EIX1 — MVNCSANDLEALLDFKNGLNDPENRLSSWRARACCLWRGIACDDNTGAVIKIDLRNPYPVNSTTRYGFWNLSGEIRPSLLKLRSLTHLDLSFNTFQDIPIPYFFGSLRNLQYMNLSKAGFTGIIPPSLGNLSSLQYLDVSSELSTLSVDNFQWVGGLVSLKHLEMNQVDLSLVHSDFFHVLNMLPNITELHFETCSLSGSLSSLSVVNFTSLAVLDLSFNGLDSIPDWLVNISSLEYVDFDSCQLRGRIPLGLAELPRLRYLDLALNHNLSASCSELFKGSWKSIEVLSLSSNKLHGKLPANVGNMTSLTHFDLSVNNVQGGLPSTIGRLYNLEYLDLSSNNLTGTLPELLGGTESCVSGNALANLFCLELGNNQLDGKIPEWLGKLKSLQTLGLAANMLEGPIPSSLGTLQNLTNIGLAGNKLSGTLPETFGLLSELSVLDVAFNQLTGILTETHFLKLNKLKILRLSANSFILNVSSIWIPPFQIRNLDTGSCQMGPLFPTWLQSQKAIKFLDISNASISGSIPIWFWDISANLSLLNVSFNNLEGQLPTPLEVAPFADVDLSSNIFTGPIPLPLVPIELLDLSNNHFSGPIPVNISQIMPDLIFLSVSNNELAGEIPTSLGEMPSLQVIDLSVNKLTGSIPASIGNCSYLKALDLGNNKLSGMIPQSWGQLSQLQSLHLNDNLLSDELPAFLKNLSSLETLDLGNNRLSGSIPSWFANSFSNLRILKLRENEFSGDLPDAISNLSSLQVLDLAGNNLTGRIPANLGNLKAMQVEQKILKYLLYGAYRGLYYEEKLVINLKNQFQKYTKTLSLLTAIDLSDNNFYGNFPVEISKLSGLMVLNLSRNQITGEIPGSISDLKQLSSLDLSSNKLSGEIPSRMASLSFLSYLNLSNNYLSGTVPYNGQMSTFTASSFEGNLGLCGAPLRLECQNGGSGNGSKTENDSNEGLIDEWFYLSLGLGFLVGILVPYLIFAFRRPWADVYSDFVDKLVYKLPGISRRRNKT; from the coding sequence ATGGTGAATTGTTCAGCTAATGATCTTGAAGCTCTTCTTGACTTCAAAAATGGCCTTAATGATCCTGAAAATCGGCTTTCATCATGGCGGGCCAGAGCCTGCTGCTTATGGAGGGGAATAGCTTGTGATGACAATACTGGTGCTGTTATCAAGATTGACCTCCGCAACCCCTATCCAGTGAATAGCACTACCAGGTACGGGTTTTGGAACTTGAGTGGAGAGATTAGACCTTCATTGCTAAAACTGAGGTCCTTGACGCATTTAGACTTGAGCTTCAACACATTTCAGGATATCCCAATTCcttatttttttggttctttaagGAATTTGCAGTATATGAACCTGTCGAAAGCTGGATTTACTGGTATAATTCCTCCATCCCTTGGAAACCTTTCTAGCTTGCAGTATCTTGATGTTTCTTCAGAATTGTCAACCTTAAGTGTCGATAATTTCCAGTGGGTGGGTGGCCTTGTTTCTTTGAAACATCTTGAGATGAACCAGGTGGACCTTTCTCTAGTTCATTCAGATTTTTTTCATGTTCTAAACATGCTACCCAATATAACCGAACTTCATTTTGAAACCTGTAGCTTATCTGGTTCCCTTTCATCTCTTAGTGTTGTCAACTTCACTTCACTTGCTGTTTTGGACCTCAGCTTTAATGGACTGGACTCGATCCCAGATTGGCTTGTCAACATCAGCAGCCTTGAGTATGTTGATTTCGACAGCTGCCAGCTTAGGGGGAGAATTCCACTTGGCCTGGCTGAGCTTCCAAGGCTAAGGTACTTGGATCTTGCTTTGAATCACAACCTTAGTGCCAGTTGTTCCGAACTGTTCAAGGGAAGCTGGAAAAGCATTGAGGTTCTCTCTTTATCTTCAAACAAATTACATGGGAAACTTCCAGCAAACGTTGGGAACATGACATCTCTCACGCATTTTGATTTATCTGTTAACAACGTTCAAGGTGGATTACCAAGTACTATTGGCAGACTTTACAACTTGGAGTATCTTGATTTGTCTAGCAATAATTTAACAGGAACTCTACCTGAATTGCTTGGCGGAACTGAAAGCTGTGTTTCTGGGAATGCTTTAGCTAATCTGTTTTGCCTAGAATTAGGCAACAATCAACTGGATGGTAAAATACCAGAGTGGTTGGGGAAGCTCAAAAGTCTTCAAACACTGGGATTGGCTGCCAACATGCTTGAAGGTCCTATACCATCTTCTTTAGGAACACTTCAAAATCTGACAAATATCGGATTAGCAGGGAACAAATTAAGTGGGACTTTACCAGAGACATTTGGCCTCCTGTCTGAGCTGTCAGTCCTTGATGTTGCTTTTAACCAGTTGACAGGTATCCTAACtgaaactcattttttaaaGCTGAATAAACTAAAGATCTTGCGGCTCTCAGCAAATTCCTTCATCCTGAATGTAAGCTCCATTTGGATTCCTCCTTTCCAAATTCGAAATCTCGATACTGGTTCATGCCAAATGGGTCCATTATTTCCAACTTGGCTTCAATCTCAAAAGGCGATTAAGTTCCTTGACATCTCAAATGCAAGTATATCAGGGTCCATCCCTATCTGGTTTTGGGATATCTCTGCTAACCTGTCATTATTGAATGTTTCTTTCAACAACTTAGAAGGTCAGCTACCAACTCCATTGGAAGTGGCACCTTTTGCAGATGTGGATTTGAGCTCCAATATCTTTACAGGACCCATCCCTCTTCCTCTTGTCCCCATTGAGTTACTTGATCTCTCAAACAATCATTTTTCTGGTCCTATCCCAGTGAATATAAGTCAAATCATGCCAGACTTGATCTTCCTCTCCGTTTCCAACAATGAGCTTGCTGGGGAGATACCTACCTCCCTAGGTGAAATGCCATCACTGCAAGTTATTGATCTCTCCGTGAATAAATTAACAGGAAGCATTCCTGCAAGCATAGGGAATTGTTCTTATTTGAAGGCTTTAGACCTTGGAAACAATAAGTTATCTGGAATGATTCCACAATCTTGGGGCCAATTGAGCCAGCTTCAGTCTCTGCACTTAAATGACAATTTGTTATCAGATGAGCTTCCTGCTTTTTTGAAGAATCTATCAAGCTTGGAGACCCTGGATCTTGGAAATAACAGATTATCTGGTAGCATACCATCATGGTTTGCCAACAGCTTCTCCAATCTTCGAATCCTTAAGTTAAGGGAAAATGAATTTTCAGGAGACCTTCCAGACGCGATTTCAAATTTGAGTTCGCTCCAGGTTCTTGATCTAGCAGGGAATAATTTAACTGGCAGAATTCCAGCAAACTTGGGAAACCTAAAAGCCATGCAAGTAGAGCAGAAGATACTGAAATATCTATTGTATGGGGCATATAGAGGCCTTTACTACGAAGAAAAGTTGGTGATCAATCTGAAGAATCAATTTCAAAAGTATACCAAAACTCTTTCCCTTCTGACAGCCATAGACCTCTCAGACAACAACTTCTATGGAAATTTCCCGGTGGAAATATCAAAGTTATCTGGCCTGATGGTTTTAAACCTGTCAAGAAACCAAATCACAGGTGAAATTCCAGGAAGCATTTCAGATTTGAAGCAACTGTCATCCCTTGATCTCTCAAGCAACAAACTCTCTGGTGAAATTCCATCAAGAATGGCTTCGCTATCATTCTTGAGCTATCTTAATCTATCAAACAACTACTTATCAGGTACGGTACCTTATAACGGACAAATGTCAACTTTCACTGCATCttcttttgagggaaatttgggactTTGTGGAGCTCCTCTGAGGTTAGAGTGCCAAAATGGGGGTTCAGGAAACGGAtcaaaaactgaaaatgatagCAATGAAGGATTGATTGATGAATGGTTCTATTTGAGCCTTGGATTGGGATTTCTTGTTGGCATTCTGGTACCTTACCTCATCTTTGCATTCAGAAGACCTTGGGCTGATGTATACTCTGATTTTGTGGACAAATTAGTTTACAAGTTACCAGGGATAAGCAGAAGGAGAAATAAAACATAG
- the LOC113727125 gene encoding DExH-box ATP-dependent RNA helicase DExH12-like, giving the protein MSHIGGGAEAHARFKQYEYRANSSLVLTTDSRPRDTHEPTGEPESLQGKIDPKTFGDRASRGKPRELEDQLQKSKKKKEREPLASEPNPGRQSKKRRLLQEESVLTTTDEGVYQPKTKETRAAYEALLSAIQQQLGGQPLNIVSGAADEILAVLKNENLKNPDKKKEIEKLLNPIPSQVFDNLVSIGRLITDYQDAGDAAGAAAANGDEGLDDDVGVAVEFEENEEEDDDSDYDLVQEDEEDEDDGLDANAGAMQMGGIDDDEMQDANEGMTLNVQDIDAYWLQRKISQAYDQQIDPQQSQKLAEEVLKILAEGDDREVETKLLLHLQFDKFSLVKYMLRNRLKIVWCTRLARAEDQEDRKKIEEEMMAQGPDHAAILEQLYATRATAKERQKNLEKSIREEARRLKDETGGDGQRERRGQGDRDADGGWLSGQRQLIDLDSLAFNQGGLLMANKRCELPEGSFRNQKKGYEEVHVPALKPKPLGPGEELVKISSIPDWAQPAFKGMTQLNRVQSKVYETALFGADNILLCAPTGAGKTNVAMLTILQQIALNRNEDGSFNHDNYKIVYVAPMKALVAEVVGNLSNRLQDYDVKVKELSGDQTLTRQQIEETQIIVTTPEKWDIITRKSGDRTYTQMVKLLIIDEIHLLHDNRGPVLESIVARTVRQIETTKEHIRLVGLSATLPNYEDVALFLRVDVKKGLFHFDNSYRPVPLAQQYVGISVKKPLQRFQLMNDVCYEKVISVAGKHQVLIFVHSRKETAKTARAIRDAALANDTLGKFLKEDSASREILQSHTELVKSNDLKDLLPYGFAIHHAGMVRADRQIVEDLFSDGHAQVLVSTATLAWGVNLPAHTVIIKGTQIYNPEKGAWTELSPLDVMQMLGRAGRPQFDTYGEGIIITGHSELQYYLSLMNQQLPIESQFVSKLADQLNAEIVLGSVQNAKEACLWLGYTYLYVRMVRNPTVYSLAADALASDNMLQERRADLVHSAATLLDKNNLVKYDRKSGYFQVTDLGRIASYYYITHGTISTYNEHLKPTMGDIELCRLFSLSEEFKYVTVRQDEKMELAKLLERVPIPIKESLEEPSAKINVLLQAYISQLKLEGLSLTSDMVFITQSAGRLMRALFEIVLKRGWAQLTEKALKWCKMINKRIWSVQTPLRQFHGIPNEILMKLEKKDLAWERYYDLSSQEIGELIRFPKMGRTLHKLIHQFPKLNLAAHVQPITRSVLRVELTITPDFQWDDKVHGFVEPFWVIVEDNDGEYILHNEYFLLKKQYIDEDHTLDFTVSIYEPLPPQYFIRVVSDRWLGSQTILPVSFRHLILPEKYPPPTELLDLQPLPVTALRNPSYEALYHEFKHFNPVQTQVFTILYNSDDNVLVAAPTGSGKTICAEFAILRNHQKGPESVMRAVYIAPIEALAKERYNDWKRKFGDGLGMKVVELTGETATDIKLLERGQIIISTPEKWDAISRRWKQRKHVQQVSLFIVDELHLIGGQGGPILEVIVSRMRYVASQLENKIRIVALSTSLANAKDLGEWIGATSHGLFNFPPGVRPVPLEIHIQGIDIANFEARMQAMTKPTYTAIVQHAKNGKPAIVFVPTRKHARLTAVDLMTYASVDADKIMFLLQSAGDLEPFIDRIKEPMLKETLRYGVGYLHEGLTGTDQDIVKTLFETGWVQVCVMSSSMCWGVALSAHLVVIMGTQHYDGRESAHSDYPVTDLLQMMGHASRPLVDNSGKCVIFCHAPRKEYYKKFLYEAFPVESHLHHYLHDNLNAEVVAEVIQNKQDAVDYLTWTFMYRRLTQNPNYYNLQGVSHRHLSDHLSELVENTISDLEASKCILVEEDFLLSPLNLGMIASYYYISYTTIERFSSSLNSKTKLKGLLDILASASEYEQLPIRPGEEELIRRLINHQRFSFDNPKCTDPHVKANALLQAHFARQLLGGNLASDQREVLIFASRLLQAMVDVISSSGWLSLALLAMEVSQMVTQGMWERDSMLLQLPHFTKELAKKCQENPGKSIETVFDLVEMEDDERRELLQMSDLQLMDIARFCNRFPNIDLAYDVPESDNVRAGENISVHVTLERDLEGRIEVGPVDAPRYPKVKEEGWWLVVGDTKTNQLLAIKRVTLQRKSKVRLDFDASAEAGKKTYTLYFMSDSYLGCDQEYSFTIDVKEAAPEEDSGRE; this is encoded by the exons ATGTCGCATATCGGTGGTGGAGCTGAGGCTCATGCCCGTTTCAAACAGTATGAGTATCGAGCCAACTCCAGTCTTGTCCTGACCACTGACTCGCGCCCACGTGACACCCATGAGCCCACTGGTGAGCCCGAGTCCCTTCAAGGCAAGATAGATCCCAAAACCTTTGGTGACCGTGCCTCGCGGGGTAAGCCTCGTGAATTGGAAGACCAACTTCAAAAGtccaagaagaagaaggagcGAGAACCACTAGCTTCCGAACCCAATCCTGGCAGGCAGAGCAAGAAGAGGCGCCTTCTACAGGAGGAAAGTGTTCTTACTACCACTGATGAGGGTGTTTATCAACCTAAAACTAAAGAAACCCGGGCTGCCTATGAGGCCTTGCTCAGTGCTATTCAGCAGCAGTTAGGTGGCCAGCCTCTTAACATTGTCAGTGGTGCTGCTGATGAGATTTTAGCTGTTCTTAAGAATGAAAATCTCAAGAATCCTGACAAGAAAAAGGAGATTGAGAAGCTTTTGAATCCTATCCCCAGCCAAGTATTTGATAATCTGGTATCTATCGGGCGGCTAATTACTGACTATCAAGATGCTGGTGATGCTGCTGGAGCTGCTGCTGCCAATGGTGATGAGGGTCTTGATGATGATGTTGGTGTTGCTGTTGAATTTGAGGAGAATGAAGAAGAGGATGATGATAGTGACTATGATCTAGTACAGGAGGATGAAGAGGATGAAGATGATGGACTCGACGCGAATGCCGGTGCCATGCAGATGGGTGGGATTGATGATGATGAGATGCAGGATGCTAATGAGGGGATGACCTTGAATGTTCAGGACATTGATGCCTACTGGCTTCAGAGGAAGATTTCACAGGCTTATGACCAACAAATTGATCCGCAACAGAGCCAGAAGCTTGCTGAGGAGGTCCTCAAAATTCTTGCTGAAGGTGATGATCGTGAAGTTGAAACCAAGCTCTTGTTGCATCTGCAGTTTGATAAGTTCAGTCTTGTCAAGTATATGTTGCGGAACCGGCTGAAGATAGTTTGGTGCACCCGCTTGGCAAGGGCTGAAGACCAAGAGGAtaggaagaaaattgaagaggAGATGATGGCGCAGGGGCCAGATCATGCTGCAATTCTGGAACAGTTGTATGCCACCAGGGCAACTGCAAAAGAGAGGCAGAAGAACTTGGAGAAGAGCATTAGAGAAGAGGCTCGCCGTTTGAAGGATGAAACTGGAGGAGATGGGCAACGAGAAAGAAGGGGGCAAGGCGATAGAGATGCTGATGGTGGTTGGCTGTCAGGGCAACGTCAATTAATTGATCTTGACAGCCTTGCATTTAACCAGGGAGGTCTCTTGATGGCCAACAAAAGGTGTGAGCTTCCAGAAGGTTCTTTTAGGAATCAGAAGAAGGGATATGAAGAAGTTCATGTACCAGCATTAAAGCCGAAACCATTAGGACCTGGTGAAGAACTAGTAAAGATCTCTTCCATACCTGACTGGGCGCAGCCGGCTTTCAAAGGAATGACCCAATTAAACAGGGTTCAAAGTAAAGTTTATGAGACAGCACTTTTTGGTGCAGATAATATTCTATTATGTGCTCCCACAGGTGCAGGGAAAACCAATGTTGCTATGCTCACCATCCTTCAGCAGATTGCTTTGAACAGAAATGAAGATGGGTCTTTTAACCATGACAATTACAAAATTGTTTATGTGGCTCCAATGAAGGCACTGGTTGCTGAAGTAGTTGGTAACCTCTCTAATCGTCTCCAGGATTATGATGTCAAGGTGAAAGAGCTGAGCGGAGACCAGACACTGACCCGTCAACAGATTGAAGAGACTCAGATCATTGTTACAACCCCAGAGAAGTGGGATATAATAACCAGGAAATCTGGTGATCGTACCTACACTCAGATGGTAAAGCTGCTCATCATTGATGAGATACATCTGTTGCATGATAACCGGGGTCCCGTGCTGGAGAGCATTGTAGCAAGAACTGTAAGGCAAATTGAGACCACTAAAGAGCACATACGGTTGGTGGGCTTGTCTGCTACACTTCCAAACTATGAAGATGTAGCTTTGTTCTTGCGTGTTGATGTGAAGAAAGGTCTCTTTCACTTTGACAATAGCTATAGACCTGTTCCTCTTGCTCAACAGTATGTAGGAATCTCGGTAAAGAAGCCTTTGCAGAGATTTCAGTTGATGAATGACGTGTGCTATGAGAAAGTAATCAGTGTGGCAGGAAAGCATCAGGTGCTTATTTTCGTGCACTCCAGGAAAGAAACTGCCAAGACAGCTCGTGCAATACGTGATGCTGCACTTGCCAATGATACTCTTGGCAAGTTCTTAAAAGAGGACAGTGCAAGCCGTGAAATTCTTCAGAGTCACACTGAGCTTGTAAAGAGCAATGATCTCAAGGACTTGCTACCCTATGGTTTTGCAATTCATCATGCTGGGATGGTTAGAGCTGATCGTCAAATTGTTGAGGATCTTTTCTCAGATGGGCATGCACAAGTGTTGGTTTCCACGGCTACTTTAGCTTGGGGTGTCAATTTACCAGCACACACTGTGATTATCAAAGGTACCCAGATATACAATCCTGAAAAGGGAGCATGGACTGAACTAAGCCCCCTTGATGTTATGCAGATGCTTGGTCGTGCTGGAAGGCCTCAATTTGACACTTATGGTGAAGGAATTATTATTACTGGACACAGCGAGCTACAGTATTATCTCTCTCTGATGAATCAGCAGCTTCCCATTGAAAGTCAGTTTGTATCGAAGCTGGCTGATCAGTTGAATGCGGAAATTGTTCTTGGAAGCGTTCAGAATGCTAAAGAAGCTTGCCTTTGGCTCGGTTATACTTATCTTTATGTTCGCATGGTTCGGAATCCTACCGTTTATAGTTTAGCTGCTGATGCCCTTGCTTCAGATAATATGTTGCAGGAAAGGAGAGCTGATCTG GTTCATTCAGCAGCAACATTATTGGACAAGAATAACCTGGTGAAATATGACAGGAAAAGTGGATATTTCCAGGTCACTGACTTGGGACGCATTGCCAGCTATTACTATATAACTCATGGAACGATTTCTACATATAATGAGCACTTGAAGCCAACAATGGGGGACATTGAGCTATGTCGTCTTTTCTCCCTTAGTGAAGAATTCAAGTATGTGACAGTGAGACAAGATGAAAAGATGGAATTGGCAAAGCTTCTGGAACGTGTCCCTATCCCTATCAAAGAAAGTCTGGAAGAGCCTAGTGCCAAGATCAATGTTCTTCTACAGGCATATATTTCTCAACTGAAGCTTGAAGGTCTCTCTTTGACATCTGACATGGTGTTCATTACCCAG AGTGCAGGGCGTCTTATGCGAGCATTATTTGAGATTGTTTTGAAGAGAGGATGGGCCCAATTAACTGAAAAGGCATTGAAGTGGTGCAAAATGATTAACAAGCGAATATGGAGTGTCCAGACACCACTCCGTCAATTTCATGGGAttccaaatgaaattttgatgAAGTTGGAGAAGAAAGATCTGGCTTGGGAAAGGTACTATGACCTCTCCTCGCAGGAGATAGGAGAACTCATCCGTTTCCCTAAGATGGGGAGAACTCTGCACAAATTGATTCATCAATTCCCTAAGCTTAACTTGGCTGCTCATGTCCAACCGATCACTCGTTCTGTTCTGAGGGTTGAACTCACTATTACACCAGATTTCCAGTGGGATGACAAAGTACATGGATTTGTGGAACCGTTTTGGGTAATTGTCGAGGATAATGACGGGGAATATATTCTACATAATGAGTATTTCTTGCTGAAGAAGCAATATATTGATGAGGATCACACACTGGATTTTACAGTCTCAATATATGAACCACTGCCTCCCCAGTACTTCATTCGTGTCGTATCAGATAGATGGCTTGGGTCGCAGACTATCTTACCTGTTTCTTTCAGGCATCTGATTCTGCCAGAGAAGTACCCTCCTCCTACGGAGTTATtagacttacaacccttgcctgTGACAGCTTTAAGAAATCCATCTTATGAGGCTCTATATCATGAGTTTAAGCATTTTAATCCTGTCCAAACTCAGGTTTTCACTATCCTGTACAACTCAGATGACAATGTCTTAGTTGCTGCACCCACTGGTAGTGGAAAGACAATTTGTGCAGAATTTGCGATATTGAGGAATCACCAGAAAGGTCCTGAAAGTGTCATGCGTGCTGTATACATTGCTCCTATTGAGGCTCTTGCTAAGGAGCGGTATAATGACTGGAAAAGGAAGTTTGGAGATGGGCTAGGGATGAAAGTGGTTGAGTTGACTGGTGAGACAGCAACAGATATCAAACTGCTTGAAAGAGGTCAGATAATTATTAGTACTCCAGAGAAATGGGATGCTATATCTCGCCGTTGGAAACAGCGAAAGCATGTTCAGCAAGTTAGTCTTTTCATTGTTGATGAACTCCACTTGATTGGGGGCCAGGGTGGTCCCATTCTGGAGGTTATAGTTTCTAGAATGAGATATGTTGCAAGTCAGCTGGAGAACAAGATAAGGATTGTAGCTTTATCAACTTCTCTTGCTAATGCCAAAGATTTGGGAGAATGGATTGGAGCTACCTCTCATGGTCTTTTCAACTTTCCTCCAGGTGTGAGGCCTGTACCCTTGGAAATTCATATTCAGGGCATTGACATTGCTAATTTTGAAGCCAGGATGCAGGCCATGACAAAACCCACATATACTGCTATCGTCCAACATGCCAAAAATGGGAAACCAGCAATTGTGTTTGTTCCTACCAGGAAGCATGCCCGCTTGACTGCTGTGGATCTGATGACCTATGCAAGTGTGGACGCAGACAAAATAATGTTCCTTTTACAGTCTGCAGGAGATTTGGAACCTTTTATTGATAGAATAAAAGAACCAATGTTGAAAGAGACTCTTCGTTATGGTGTGGGTTATTTGCATGAGGGCTTAACTGGTACTGATCAAGATATAGTCAAGACTCTCTTTGAAACTGGATGGGTTCAAGTGTGTGTTATGAGTAGTTCAATGTGCTGGGGAGTGGCCTTGTCTGCACATCTGGTGGTGATTATGGGAACACAACATTATGATGGCAGAGAAAGTGCTCATAGTGACTACCCTGTTACTGATTTGCTGCAGATGATGGGGCATGCCAGTCGACCCCTTGTTGATAACTCAGGGAAATGTGTCATCTTCTGTCATGCGCCAAGGAAGGAGTACTACAAGAAGTTCCTATATGAAGCATTCCCAGTTGAAAGCCATTTGCATCATTATCTGCATGACAATTTAAATGCTGAGGTGGTTGCTGAGGTCATACAAAACAAGCAGGATGCTGTGGATTATCTAACATGGACATTCATGTATAGGAGGCTCACCCAGAATCCAAACTACTATAATTTGCAGGGTGTTAGTCACAGGCATCTATCTGATCACCTGTCAGAGCTTGTTGAGAACACAATCAGTGATCTtgaagcaagtaaatgcattcTTGTTGAAGAAGATTTCTTACTTTCACCGTTAAATCTTGGCATGATAGCATCCTACTATTATATCAGTTATACAACAATTGAACGTTTTAGTTCTTCTTTGAACTCTAAAACCAAATTGAAGGGTTTACTGGATATCTTGGCTTCAGCCTCAGAGTATGAACAACTTCCCATTAGACCGGGTGAAGAAGAGTTGATTAGGAGGTTGATTAATCACCAGCGTTTCTCCTTTGATAACCCAAAATGCACTGACCCTCATGTGAAGGCTAATGCTTTGCTGCAAGCTCATTTCGCTCGGCAACTTTTAGGTGGGAATTTGGCATCTGACCAGCGAGAGGTGCTTATTTTTGCTTCAAGATTGCTCCAAGCCATGGTTGATGTAATTTCCAGCAGTGGTTGGTTAAGTCTTGCCCTTCTTGCGATGGAAGTGAGTCAGATGGTAACTCAGGGCATGTGGGAGCGCGATTCCATGCTCCTCCAACTCCCACATTTTACCAAGGAATTGGCAAAAAAGTGCCAAGAGAACCCTGGAAAGAGTATAGAGACAGTTTTTGATTTGGTGGAGATGGAGGACGATGAAAGGCGCGAGCTTTTGCAAATGTCTGACTTGCAGTTGATGGATATTGCACGATTCTGTAACCGTTTCCCAAACATTGATTTAGCATATGATGTTCCTGAGAGTGACAATGTGAGGGCTGGAGAAAACATTAGTGTGCATGTAACTCTTGAAAGAGATCTCGAGGGAAGAATTGAAGTTGGACCTGTTGATGCACCTAGATATCCCAAAGTTAAGGAAGAAGGATGGTGGCTTGTGGTTGGTGACACTAAAACCAACCAATTGCTTGCCATTAAAAGGGTTACCCTTCAGAGGAAGTCCAAAGTCAGACTAGATTTTGATGCTTCCGCTGAAGCTGGAAAAAAGACCTACACGCTATATTTCATGAGTGACTCCTATTTGGGATGTGACCAGGAGTATAGTTTTACTATTGATGTGAAAGAGGCGGCTCCTGAAGAAGATAGCGGAAGAGAGTGA
- the LOC113724222 gene encoding GDSL esterase/lipase At5g03980-like, translating into MTCSECYQVDQVPEEIDVQPAAPNESSQRLLKMNGAEGVATEVVCLVVGIYLLSLLVVVEVAAEAKANFKHATNFAIAGAMTLSSAILARHHVRNPVTNSSLDVQLQWMKDHFHKFCHNNCERKLQNALFMVGENGGNDYNYAFLQYFDEARDTLRIQELVPLVVAKIKHAVEKVISFGARTIVVPGNFPMGCLPIYLTKFGLESEVDEFDENHCIWLLNSFATFHNDHLKKAIPE; encoded by the exons ATGACTTGCTCTGAATGTTACCAAGTTGATCAAGTGCCTGAAGAAATTGATGTGCAACCTGCTGCTCCAAATGAAAGCTCTCAGAGGCTGT TGAAAATGAATGGAGCTGAAGGAGTTGCTACTGAAGTTGTTTGTTTGGTGGTTGGAATTTATCTTTTGTCCTTATTGGTAGTTGTTGAAGTTGCTGCTGAA GCAAAGGCAAATTTTAAGCATGCAACAAATTTTGCCATAGCCGGCGCTATGACACTATCATCAGCTATTCTAGCTCGTCATCATGTTAGAAATCCAGTGACCAACAGTTCCCTTGATGTACAGCTTCAATGGATGAAAGATCACTTTCACAAATTTTGCCACAATAATTGTGAAAGGAAGCTTCAAAACGCTCTATTTATGGTCGGAGAAAATGGAGGCAACGATTATAATTATGCATTCCTTCAGTACTTTGATGAGGCTAGAGATACACTTAGAATTCAAGAGTTAGTACCTCTAGTTGTTGCCAAAATTAAGCATGCTGTTGAGAAAGTTATTAGTTTTGGAGCAAGGACAATAGTGGTTCCTGGGAACTTTCCAATGGGATGTCTGCCAATTTATCTTACAAAGTTTGGGCTAGAAAGCGAAGTAGACGAGTTCGACGAGAATCATTGCATATGGCTATTGAACAGCTTTGCAACTTTTCACAATGATCACCTGAAGAAGGCGATTCCGGAGTAA